The DNA sequence AGGGGTGCAGGCCGATCTGAAGGGGATTGACCTGAATCAGTTTCTGCTCGACGACTTCGAGATTCCCTACGGCTATAGCCCCGTGCTGACCGCCAACCGTGACTGGGCCGGTGACCATGCCGATGAGATGCGCCGGTTCATGGAAGCAACGTCGGCCGGTTTCCGGTTTGCGGTTGAAGATCCGGACGAAGCGGCTCGCCTGCTCATGGAAACGGCGAAGCACCCTACGTTGAAGAACCGAAACTTTGTTGAGCAGAGCCAGCTACTGGCGTCCAGTTATTACCTGGACGGCGACGGGCAGTGGGGATTCATGCACAAGGGCGTCTGGGCATCGTTTGCCAACTGGCTCACCCGAAATCATCTGGTTGCCGATAACGAAGGCGAACTGATTCAGCGTATCGACGCGAATGATCTATTCACGAACGAATTTCTGTACGAGGAGCCCGTTCTTGTGCCGGTACCTGTCCGTACGCGGTAAGAACATACCCTACAACTACCAGGGCCAGCCTCATTCGAGGCTGGCCTTTTTGTTTTGTTTCCTCTACACCGTAGTGCTACCAGGCCAGACCAATGACGGCGTTCAGACGCAGCGAGAAGGAACTCTTCGAAAAGGTATTTGCGTAGAATGGCGTTGAATAGCCATGTACCGTTAAAGCAGGCCCGGTATTCAGGTCGACATAGCCCCGCTTGCCAAGACGCTGCTGAAAGCCCCACAATAGGCCGTAAGATGGGCTGTCCAGGCTCCATAACGGCTGATTGGACAATTCGGTTTGAAACCCGCCCGATACTGCATCATAGCGTCGGCCGCGAACATACCCCAGAATGGGACGGTCTGCCTGAATCGCCAGGTAAGTACCCGATAAATTGCTGGCCGTTTTGCCTTCCTTAATCCGTCTGGCCATGCTGTAGTAATACCGAACCGCTACTTTGGCCGATGAACCGATTGCCAGACTGCGATAGTCGTAATTCGATCCAGCGCGCGGACCGGCAAAAAGTCGAGAGGCCGATAATTGACTATCGAAGCCAAACAGTACGGAGATGGACGGATAGACCTTCCGCTCAATGCTTACGTCTGTGTTTATACCACCTCCAATTGAATGTATGGACTGCGAAAAATTTACGGAGTTGGGCAGGCCGCCAATCTTGATCAGCGTCGTCTCTTCCACATTGGCCCGCGTGAAGTACCGAAACAGGCGCTGAATTTCGCTTCGGGAAATACCCTCATCTTCCGTTTTGTATTCTGTCCGGATAGAATCAGACTGGGCCTGAGCGACGACCGAAGCGCCAACGAACCAACTCACTAAATAAACAAGGTATAAAGGCTTCATCGCGTTGACAGGCTTAGGTTATGGTCAAATAAGGAATGAACGGAGGTGTAACTCCCGCGTAAACGCGTGTTGAAAACAGGTTACTGGCAACCGGTACGACAAAGGGGGCCGGTACGGGAAAAAGGTTGGAATACGGCTGAAAAAAATATCCGTTCCCTTTACCATTCACTCAATCGGCCTGAATTTGTTCCACTCATCAAGCCGCTGAACCGTCCCACTAGTTTGTTATGCATAGTACCGGCTATAGCCTATACCTTTGATTCATCAATCGGGAAGAACCCGACTTCAGGTTAATCAACCATCGAAAAGCATAAAATCATGAAAACGCTCGTCAAATCCCTGCTTGTTGCCTTCACCCTTACCGCCGTTACGTTCTCTGCTTCGTGGGCAACCACAAACCCCGGTACCCGTCCATCGGCGGTGGCGGCTTATAAAACCGGTATCTACACCACCGTCAGTGGTAAACTCCACGTCTCGCTCGATAAGGAAACAACGGGGGCTGTCGACATTAAACTGATGAATCAGGACGGTACCGTTCTGTTCGCGCAACGCCTGACCAAAAAAGAGAAAGTTGCCCGTCTCAGCTTCAATCTGAACGAACTGCCCGATGGCAATTATCGGTTAGCGATCACCAACGGTGTCGACACAACTACCCAGATTATAACACTGGCCACCCCGCAACCCAGCCTGACCAGCCGGCTGGTGGCGGTCAACTAAGGATATCCATATCTGAATGCCCCTAATCAAAGAATTGGGCGGCTCCGGATGAGCCGCCCAATTCTTTGATTAGGGGCATTCAGATATGGATCCCAAACGCTATACGGGAAGGTAAACCAGAAAGGTAGCGCCCTGGTTAGGGCTGCTGCGCGCGGTGATATTACCCCGATGCGTTTCGGCAACTTTGCGGCAGATCGACAGGCCAACGCCGGTGCCACTGTATTCGTCGTGACTGTGTAGTCGCTCGAATACCTGAAAAATACGGTCAACGTATCTCTCGTCGAAGCCAATGCCATTATCCTGTATGCTGATTTCCCAGAACCGGTCGCAGGGATCGGTGCTGGGCAGACTAACCGGAATATCCTGCAGGGCTAGTTGTCGGCTGCTGACCCGTATGGTGCAGTGGACGTCGGGGCGTACAAATTTGAGCGCGTTTGCCAGCAGGTTCTGAAACAGCTGGCGCAGTTGAAACGTACTGCCCTGCACGTCAGGCAGCCAGTCGACCTCCACACTGGCGTCCGACTCTTTGATCGCTACTTCCAGATCATCGACGACATCGTTAACGATTTGATTCAGACTGACCGGCTCGAAAGGAGCACTGGTAGCGGTCAGGCGACTGTAGCTAAGCAAGTCTTTTATCAGACCCGACATGCGTCTGGCGGCAGTCTGCATCCGGTTAATCAGGTGAACGCCGTTGGGGCCCAGTACGGGACTGTACTGGTTAAGAACCAGGTCACCGTAGCCGTAGATCTTGCGGAGGGGTTCCTGCAGATCGTGCGACGCGATGGACGCGAACTGAAGCAGGTTATCATTCGAGTGCTGCAGCTGAACGTTGAGTGCGCTCAGGGCCTGAGTGCGTTCCAGAACTCGTTTTTCCAGGATTTCAGACTGGCGTTTCTGGTCGTCAATATCCGTACAGGTACCAAACCA is a window from the Spirosoma rigui genome containing:
- a CDS encoding sensor histidine kinase, with the translated sequence MNNFQQLADFIPQIVWTARPDGYIDYYNKQWYDYTGFAEGYGDQSWTPILHPDDVEFCLDTWYNSVQTGVGYQIEYRFIDRTNPDTYRWFLGRASPIKDEHGNITRWFGTCTDIDDQKRQSEILEKRVLERTQALSALNVQLQHSNDNLLQFASIASHDLQEPLRKIYGYGDLVLNQYSPVLGPNGVHLINRMQTAARRMSGLIKDLLSYSRLTATSAPFEPVSLNQIVNDVVDDLEVAIKESDASVEVDWLPDVQGSTFQLRQLFQNLLANALKFVRPDVHCTIRVSSRQLALQDIPVSLPSTDPCDRFWEISIQDNGIGFDERYVDRIFQVFERLHSHDEYSGTGVGLSICRKVAETHRGNITARSSPNQGATFLVYLPV